The region gcGAGTCAGTTGTTAagcatttaccagcacaccactggatCTGGACAACCCAGACACATTCCCTGCTCTCTTGTAGTCACCAAAAATGCAAGATGCTATGGAACTAGTTAACAAGACTATGCGATCCGGAAAGAACTACCGGAGAATATGTTACTTAAGTAGAGTCCCAAGGAATGAGTCAAGGTTAAACAGGTGGGCAATGAGGATAAAGAAGTTGTTTTATCAAGCAAGGGGAAAACAGACTGCAGGATGAAGCCTCATCCCAGAAATTCAAAGTCCAGGGTGCTAGTTACGGTGTAGAAAGAGATAAGGCTGAAAATACGCAAGACAAatcttatatattttaagaaaaggcactcagccgggcacggtggctcacgcctgtaatcccaggactttgggaggtcgaggcgggtggatcacgaggtcaggagatcgagaccatcctggctaacacggtgaaaccctgtctctactaaaaatacaaaaaatcaaccaggcgtggtggcgggtgcctgtagtccagctacgggaggctgaggcaagagaatggtatgaacccgggaggtggagcttgcagtgagccgagatgcactccagcctgagcaacagagtgagactgtgtctcaaaaaaaaaaaaaaaaaaaaagacaagacactCATATTTCATGACTCTATTAAAAACACTGAGAAGCTACTGAAGATTTTTAATCATGCGGTTAGAAGGAAGAGAGATGAGAACTCTCTTGACACTTGACTGAACTGGAAAAGGAACCAAAAGATTGTCCAAGACACGACACAGAGAAAAATGACCACCAAGCTTCCCTGGTAACATAGCTAAAAGCAAAATCTTTCTGAGCATGCAGCCATATTGTACTTTTAATGATCACTTAAATGCTCAAATCCActaatataaacattattaaacatatacaaaaaatagggaattttaaaaagttagataAAATACACTTATGTAAAGTTCTGATCTCTATTTCCACACTTCGATGATTCTGCAGCCAACTTCACAGGCCACTGATGAAGCCAGCTTTGGAAGATGAAACAGGATGCACAGGCAACACGACTTGGTGAGGACTGCATGGAGCTGGGGCCAGATGCCACTGTCAGGGAAGATCTAGCTCATGCTAAGAAACCCAAACTAGCATAAACCTCTTCAGAACTTGACACCATGGCTGTGACCAAACTCCCCCCAGCTTGCCTACTGACGGCATCACAATGGTGGGGAAGTATTTCCTGGCACTCAGTTTCACCCGGGGCAAACAGAAAATGTTAAACAGGAAATGCTaatgtgtgtgagcgtgtgtgtgccTGCCTGTATGGGTGTGCATGtacatgtgagtgtgtatgtgcgCACACGCGTGTGCATGTGAGTacgtgtctgtgtgcatgtgaatGTATGCGTATCTTGAGTATATGAGCATGTTAgtatctgtgtgtgcacatgacTGTACACGTGTATgtaagtgtgtgcatgtgtgtttgcacTCACCAGTCTGGGTGCCGGTTTGTGAGAGTGGGGCGAGGAGGAGCTGCTGGTGTCACACAAGGCTTGCGATAACAGAGAACATTTTTTCTTCCCAGTAAAAACAAATCCCATCCTTCTAGCGGTGACTCGCACCCTCTGAATCTCTCTCTCCACCTGCTCCTTGTTTCCCCATCtgcccctccttctctctccttcagAATGTTTTCTGCAGTGCTTTTTCTCATCTTAGTTTGCTCTCTCCTTCGTTCAGCCTTCTAATCATCTTGTCCATTCTTCCTGTTTCTCACTCCTATTTCTGTCCCGTCATCACTCTCCTCTCCTTGGGATTTTTGCTAAACGGCAGAGGAAGGCTAACAGTGTTTAACACAGAAATTCTTTATTCCTCCTGCACGTCCTCATTACAGAAGCATCTACaataatgtccacttgcacacaCAGCCCCTAACCCTCCGACTCTCCACGGGGGGCTGGTGTTGGGGATGGGGTGTGGAGTCAGCAGAGGGACATTGAGAAAGGTCCATGGATCCAGGCTCAGCTCAGAGGCTGAGTTCAAAACCTGGCACCATGGCTGTGACCAAACTTCCCCGCGTCTGCCTACTGATGGCATCACAATGGTGGGGCAGTATCATCTGGCACTCGTTTCACCAGGGGCAAACAGAAAACGTTAAACAGGAAATGTTAATgcgtatatgtgagtgtgtgtgcctgtatgggtgtgcatgtatatgtatgtgtgtgcacacacaagtGTGCAATGTGTGTACACGTGTGAATGTCTATCTTGAGTATATGAGCATGTATCTATATGCGCACATGAACATGTGTGCACATGAAtgtaatgtgtgtatatgtgtgcatgtgtgtttggaCTCACCAGTCTGGGTGCTGTGGTTTGTGAGAGTGGGGCGAAGAGGAGCTGCTGGTGTCACACAAGGCTTGTGATGACAAAGAACCTATTTTCTTCCCAGTAAAAACAAATCCCAGCCTTCCAGAGGTGACTCGCACCCTCTCAATCTCTCTCCCCACCGGCTCCAAAGTTAAGGggctgattattttaaaaatacaacacagTGACGAGTAGTTTCtaactcagtttttgtttgttaagGCCATTCCTTGggataaagaaacaaaaggatgATGAGAAACAagcataaaaacaagaaatagaagcTGCAGCGTAACAAAATGAAGACgaacatgatgatgatgatgataagattagactggaagaaaggaaaaagaacagatGCAAGAATTAGAAGGCTCGTTATGATACCTTTTTTCCCCTCCCCGattcatgaaattaaaaaaatccaaGACTATCggaacaaaaaacaagcaaaaaaatacacaaatagtcAACCCCtaaattttgttaagaatgaGGCAATGCTGCCACACTCACAGCTGGCTCAGGTGCCAGCAGGAGGAGGGCACCCTCCAGAGACTGCAGGAGAAAAGAGAGGACTCCTCCTTGCCCTGGCTATGCCGCCACCTGTCACCGAGGGCTGCGGTACAGAACCGGCAGCTTCCTACCTATACCAGGCCGggctaggccccaaagcgctcctaCTCCCCACTCCCCCTTCCCAGGCCCTAGATTTGTTGCTGCCGCCACCATTAGTGCCGACGCCAACACAACCAGCGCTGCGCTGTCACCTTCCATCCACCGGCCCACCCTACAAGGCTCCTACCACCTAGCCAACACGGGCGCCCTTCTACCGCTCCTGTCGAGCTGCAGTCTCCATTGCCGTCGCCACCACAACCGCAGAAGGCGAGCCGCAGAACTGTGCCATCTGCAAACTCGTCTCCGGTTCACCATAGATAAccttctcctccacctccttctccaGCCTGGCTCGGAGCGCCTGGGTGGACAAAGCCAAATAACTCTAAAACAGGATGCAGAAAGTGGCAGTGTTAGAGCCTCACCTTGTCATGCTGGCCACTGGGTGGCAAGGGCTGGTTTCAGCGAAGGCACTCACACCCACCCTCTAAGTCCAACCTCCCCTCCTGGCCCAAGCTGGCCTCCTGACCTGGGATGGGGACTGGAGACACCACAGTGCCCGGCGCTCTTTGGGGAGTAGGAACAGCAGAAACTCCGACCCAGCCAGTCCTCCCCACCCAAGTACCGGTTCTCACTGTGACTCCGCCACCCACAGGGCCCTGAGCCCCTGTGGTGCCCACTATTCCATGCTCGGGGGTCCCGGATGGTCTCCGCAACACGAACAAGAGGAAGAGGGCCGGGGAACCACGATGGGTGTGGGGGCCCTGCTGTGCTCAGAGAATTGCCACGAAAACTCTGTGCACCCGCCACGCTCCAACACGAGCAGGAGAAGTTCACCCTCTGGAGCCTTGACTCTAGGAAGAGAAAGACCCCTTCCTCGGAGGCCACTGCTGTACCGGCCACCTCCACAACTTGCTGCCGGCGGCAGAAATGCAGCCCCTCCAATACCACCCCAACCTGGCCCCTAGTGCCAGCAATGTAGCCCTCGGTCTGCGCCCACACCCAGAGCCAGCTGCGGGCAGTGTAACCCTGATAGCACCCCCAAACCACCCCTCTGCCGCTGGCAGTGTAGCACCCGATAGTGTCCACAACCCATCCCCGCCACGGGCATTGCAGCACCGGATAGCGCCCCCAACCTGCTcttctcctgctctggccatccTACTGCCGCTCTGGCCACCCTCCTACCTCTCTCTGGCCGCCCTCCTACACTCCGACACGCGCTACATTCTCCCTCGCCACCACCAATGCTGCAGCGAGGCGAGGCGAGCCG is a window of Pongo pygmaeus isolate AG05252 chromosome 4, NHGRI_mPonPyg2-v2.0_pri, whole genome shotgun sequence DNA encoding:
- the LOC129036461 gene encoding uncharacterized protein LOC129036461 isoform X1, translated to MCMLRRPPVILGSSVSACGPALFLPWRTRRRELSRLLHAGGWSLAAPRLASPRCSIGGGEGECSACRSVGGRPERESRLQRVNFSCSCWSVAGAQSFRGNSLSTAGPPHPSWFPGPLPLVRVAETIRDPRAWNSGHHRGSGPCGWRSHSENRYLGGEDWLGRSFCCSYSPKSAGHCGVSSPHPRVIWLCPPRRSEPGWRRRWRRRLSMVNRRRVCRWHSSAARLLRLWWRRQWRLQLDRSGRRAPVLARW
- the LOC129036461 gene encoding uncharacterized protein LOC129036461 isoform X2 translates to MCMLRRPPVILGSSVSACGPALFLPWRTRRRELSRLLHAGGWSLAAPRLASPRCSIGGGEGECSACRSVGGRPERESRLQRVNFSCSCWSVAGAQSFRGNSLSTAGPPHPSWFPGPLPLVRVAETIRDPRAWNSGHHRGSGPCGWRSHSENRRSEPGWRRRWRRRLSMVNRRRVCRWHSSAARLLRLWWRRQWRLQLDRSV